In uncultured Cohaesibacter sp., a genomic segment contains:
- a CDS encoding DMSO/selenate family reductase complex B subunit — MKQEYGFYIDVSRCTGCKTCQLACKDYKDLPADINFRRVYEFTGGGWQKTDDGWTNDVFAYYLSISCNHCSDPICVSICPTGAMYKQEDNGLVSVNEDVCIGCQSCEMACPYGSPQYDERKGIMTKCNGCAERISLGLQPICVESCPLRALDFGPIDELRAKYGGQASIAPLPAATLTDPNLTITPGRTARATDDHSGLLGNPKEV, encoded by the coding sequence ATGAAGCAGGAATATGGATTTTACATTGACGTATCCCGCTGCACTGGTTGCAAGACCTGTCAGCTTGCTTGCAAGGATTACAAAGATTTGCCCGCCGATATCAATTTTCGCCGTGTCTATGAATTCACAGGCGGCGGTTGGCAAAAAACGGACGATGGCTGGACCAACGACGTCTTCGCCTATTATCTGTCAATTTCCTGCAATCATTGCTCGGACCCGATTTGTGTTTCGATCTGCCCAACGGGAGCCATGTATAAACAGGAGGACAACGGGCTGGTATCCGTCAATGAGGATGTCTGCATCGGGTGTCAGTCTTGCGAAATGGCCTGTCCTTATGGGTCCCCCCAATATGATGAACGCAAGGGGATCATGACCAAATGCAACGGATGCGCTGAAAGGATTTCGCTCGGGCTGCAACCCATCTGTGTGGAATCCTGCCCACTACGTGCGCTTGATTTTGGTCCCATTGACGAGCTTCGAGCGAAATATGGAGGCCAAGCCTCTATCGCCCCTCTGCCAGCTGCAACGCTCACTGACCCCAATCTCACGATTACGCCCGGTCGAACGGCCCGCGCCACGGATGACCATTCTGGTTTGCTTGGCAATCCCAAGGAGGTATGA
- a CDS encoding transketolase C-terminal domain-containing protein has translation MVEMVSRPYARSFEKFAAGNPDILCLSADLTSSCEVDGFRDRHPDQFLSLGMAEQNMLSFAGGLGLAGFRPFIHTFGVFMYRRPYDQLMASIAYPRRKVRLMGFLPGVTTPGGMTHQSIEDISVMRSIPNMTILETGDATEVESICEAADSIDGPVWCRVLRGSVPRLFDTPIKVGEMRVLSEGDDILVVTAGITTEEAMRARSALKQAGLSIRHLHLHTIKPFDAKALLDHIGSVKHGVITLENHVTEGGIGSLVAETMADAGVGKRLIRLGLKDTYAHGGSRSYLMRYYGLDALALVKGMEDLMGQQFGITEDDLDTARVEDVHSLVKAEAL, from the coding sequence ATGGTTGAAATGGTTAGTCGCCCCTATGCCCGCTCTTTCGAGAAATTCGCAGCCGGCAATCCCGATATTCTGTGTCTGTCCGCCGATCTGACCTCATCCTGCGAGGTTGACGGGTTCCGGGATCGGCATCCGGATCAGTTCCTGAGCCTTGGCATGGCCGAGCAGAATATGCTCAGCTTTGCCGGTGGACTGGGGCTTGCCGGGTTCCGTCCCTTCATTCACACCTTTGGCGTCTTCATGTATCGCCGCCCTTACGATCAGTTGATGGCCTCCATTGCCTACCCCCGCAGAAAAGTGCGGCTGATGGGCTTCCTGCCCGGCGTTACCACCCCCGGTGGGATGACCCATCAGTCGATCGAGGATATCTCGGTCATGCGCTCGATCCCCAATATGACCATATTGGAAACAGGCGATGCGACAGAGGTTGAATCGATTTGCGAGGCTGCCGACAGCATCGATGGACCGGTCTGGTGCCGGGTGCTGCGTGGCTCTGTGCCGCGTCTGTTCGATACCCCCATCAAGGTGGGTGAGATGCGTGTTTTGTCCGAAGGCGATGATATTCTGGTTGTCACCGCAGGCATCACCACCGAAGAAGCCATGCGGGCGCGCTCTGCGCTCAAGCAGGCCGGGCTTTCCATCCGCCATCTGCATCTGCACACCATCAAGCCGTTCGATGCCAAGGCATTGCTCGACCATATCGGTTCGGTCAAGCATGGGGTGATCACGCTGGAGAACCATGTCACCGAAGGCGGCATTGGCTCACTGGTTGCCGAGACCATGGCGGATGCCGGTGTTGGCAAACGTCTCATTCGTCTGGGCCTCAAAGACACCTATGCCCATGGCGGATCACGGTCCTATCTGATGCGCTATTATGGTCTTGATGCCCTGGCACTCGTCAAGGGTATGGAAGATCTGATGGGGCAACAGTTTGGTATCACCGAAGACGACCTTGATACAGCCCGCGTCGAAGACGTCCACTCCCTCGTCAAGGCGGAGGCACTCTGA
- a CDS encoding alcohol dehydrogenase catalytic domain-containing protein: MTGKMMRAVQCHGFGGQHRLTTKQPVPEPGPGEILVQVDASGICAADRAMYDATAPWELPFPFIPGHEFTGTVVELGEGAGERHAVKVGDRAVAELNITYGNDYFRQRGLYHLSDKMDVLGATLNGAWADYMIYPADCVVHKVPDGLSNDAACFTEPLANAIHGVERANIQFQDVVIVSGAGPIGMGMLQAARLKTPRKLILVNPGEAKRALAKTLGADLAFHPDDPKLDQAIGDLTGGRGADVYLEASGQTSAFTRGLELIRKRGTIVVFGVYKDKVNVDLNIFGEFKELNILGGHLAPFTYATALDLMARGLIDGDACITHRYPLEEFETALSRKPNPGEVQIKVILDLHL, from the coding sequence ATGACAGGGAAGATGATGCGCGCTGTGCAGTGTCACGGATTTGGTGGCCAGCATCGCTTGACTACAAAACAACCGGTACCCGAACCCGGCCCGGGCGAGATTTTGGTGCAAGTTGATGCGTCAGGCATATGTGCTGCGGATCGCGCCATGTATGACGCCACAGCTCCATGGGAGCTCCCATTCCCGTTCATACCGGGCCACGAATTCACCGGTACAGTGGTCGAACTTGGAGAGGGTGCCGGAGAGCGCCACGCAGTCAAAGTCGGCGATCGTGCCGTCGCAGAGCTCAACATCACCTATGGGAATGATTATTTCCGCCAACGCGGGCTCTATCACCTTAGCGACAAGATGGATGTGCTTGGTGCGACGCTCAATGGCGCTTGGGCGGACTACATGATCTATCCAGCCGATTGCGTAGTCCACAAGGTGCCCGATGGTCTGTCCAATGACGCGGCTTGCTTTACCGAGCCACTGGCCAATGCAATCCACGGCGTGGAGCGGGCCAACATCCAGTTTCAGGACGTGGTGATCGTATCCGGTGCAGGGCCGATCGGCATGGGTATGCTGCAAGCAGCCCGCCTGAAAACCCCTAGAAAACTCATTCTGGTCAATCCCGGAGAAGCTAAACGCGCGCTGGCGAAAACGCTCGGAGCCGATCTTGCTTTCCATCCCGATGATCCGAAGCTGGATCAGGCGATTGGGGATCTGACAGGGGGACGCGGGGCCGACGTTTATCTGGAAGCATCAGGGCAGACATCCGCCTTCACCAGAGGTCTGGAGCTGATCCGCAAGCGCGGCACGATTGTTGTCTTTGGGGTCTATAAGGACAAGGTAAATGTCGATCTCAACATATTCGGCGAGTTCAAGGAGTTGAATATTCTTGGTGGCCATCTCGCCCCCTTCACCTATGCCACGGCTCTGGATCTGATGGCACGTGGCCTGATTGATGGTGACGCCTGCATCACCCATCGCTATCCGCTCGAGGAATTTGAAACCGCCCTTTCGCGTAAACCAAACCCAGGGGAAGTGCAAATCAAGGTGATCCTTGATCTGCATTTGTGA
- a CDS encoding DmsC/YnfH family molybdoenzyme membrane anchor subunit yields the protein MIVWKEWPLMVFTVLAQSAIGAFWWCLIALSLVDLTPDQKGSLLTGMLAIWIALGLSFGIASLHLGRPLRGINAIFRFRRSPFSNEIVFGSASAAFGGLSWLLSQVSFLPASLLPLALSMTFLLSLAFMYNMVALYMLRTVPTWNTIFTPLHFIASILIGGSIMAAILFKATGCNDVEVLKNGPLVMTICAIAVSAVTTVLQARALPNIKTALRSGDTVFPAYKALMSVRFILLCAACLLWLLLTAAGGGLFVTLLCALLFLFAEIIGRNVHYGLHMTEGLS from the coding sequence ATGATTGTTTGGAAAGAATGGCCGTTGATGGTTTTCACCGTGTTGGCGCAGTCAGCAATAGGAGCCTTCTGGTGGTGCCTGATCGCCCTCTCCCTGGTTGATCTTACGCCGGACCAGAAAGGCTCCTTACTGACTGGAATGCTCGCGATATGGATCGCTCTTGGCCTCTCCTTCGGAATTGCCAGTTTGCATCTTGGCAGGCCCCTGCGGGGCATAAATGCCATCTTCCGATTTAGACGGTCGCCATTCTCCAACGAAATCGTTTTTGGAAGTGCCTCGGCGGCCTTCGGGGGCTTGAGTTGGCTTTTGTCGCAGGTGTCCTTCCTGCCCGCAAGCCTGTTGCCGCTTGCCCTTTCCATGACATTTCTGCTGAGTTTGGCCTTCATGTATAATATGGTCGCGCTTTACATGCTGCGCACCGTTCCAACATGGAACACGATTTTCACACCCTTGCACTTTATCGCATCCATTCTCATTGGCGGCAGCATCATGGCGGCCATTTTGTTTAAGGCAACCGGATGCAATGACGTCGAGGTTTTGAAAAACGGACCTTTGGTCATGACCATTTGCGCAATTGCCGTCTCCGCAGTAACCACAGTCTTGCAAGCAAGAGCCCTCCCCAACATCAAGACCGCCCTGCGCTCGGGGGATACTGTGTTTCCTGCATATAAGGCCCTTATGTCAGTCCGGTTTATCTTGCTATGCGCAGCCTGCTTGCTTTGGCTGCTTTTAACTGCCGCTGGCGGCGGGCTTTTTGTCACCCTCCTTTGCGCGTTGCTGTTTTTGTTTGCCGAGATTATCGGACGCAATGTGCATTATGGGCTGCATATGACTGAAGGCTTGAGTTAG
- a CDS encoding thiamine pyrophosphate-dependent enzyme, whose protein sequence is MRNEKTTEEVALGIRRRVFEHTMRNNGGYLSQACSAAEQLAWLYNEQLNLGAPTLPAIPKPFAGVPSADNPDYHTGAGYNGPATPEFDRLFIAPAHYALVAYATLIEVGRMDEEGLKMFNQDGSSVEMIGAEHSPGMEVHNGTLGVGFSTAAGLAYGRRLKGETGKTWVFMSDGEVEEGQTWEAVQAARFHRIDNLCAIMDVNEQQCDGAMSSVMEVGDIRQKFIDFGAACIEVDGHDLNAIRQASEEPHEGRPLIIMARTSPFKAMSILEERFPRLHYVRFKSEEERARFNVSIAADLGVEPVDYSH, encoded by the coding sequence ATGCGCAATGAAAAAACGACAGAAGAGGTTGCTCTCGGTATTCGTCGTCGGGTGTTTGAGCACACGATGCGAAACAACGGGGGGTATCTGTCTCAGGCTTGTTCGGCCGCCGAGCAATTGGCTTGGTTGTATAACGAGCAGCTCAATCTGGGGGCACCAACGCTTCCAGCCATCCCGAAACCTTTTGCCGGCGTGCCGTCTGCTGACAATCCCGATTATCACACGGGGGCGGGCTATAACGGCCCTGCGACACCGGAGTTTGATCGTCTCTTTATTGCGCCAGCCCATTACGCGCTGGTTGCCTATGCCACGTTGATTGAGGTGGGGCGTATGGATGAAGAGGGCCTCAAGATGTTCAATCAGGATGGCTCCTCTGTCGAGATGATCGGTGCGGAGCATTCTCCGGGCATGGAAGTGCATAATGGCACGCTGGGGGTTGGTTTCTCCACCGCTGCCGGTCTTGCCTATGGCCGTCGCCTGAAGGGCGAAACCGGCAAGACATGGGTCTTCATGTCTGATGGCGAAGTGGAAGAAGGCCAGACCTGGGAAGCGGTGCAGGCCGCGCGTTTTCATCGCATCGACAATCTGTGCGCCATCATGGATGTGAATGAACAGCAATGCGATGGTGCCATGTCATCGGTGATGGAAGTGGGCGATATCCGCCAGAAATTCATCGATTTCGGTGCAGCATGTATTGAAGTGGATGGTCATGATCTTAACGCCATCCGTCAGGCATCCGAGGAACCCCATGAAGGACGTCCCCTGATCATCATGGCCCGGACCTCTCCGTTCAAAGCCATGAGTATTCTGGAAGAGCGGTTCCCACGTCTCCACTATGTGCGCTTCAAATCCGAAGAAGAGCGTGCCCGTTTCAACGTCTCGATTGCGGCAGACCTTGGTGTCGAGCCCGTCGATTACAGCCATTAA